A window of Thalassophryne amazonica chromosome 12, fThaAma1.1, whole genome shotgun sequence genomic DNA:
TTGTGTCTGAGCTGTCTCCACTAAGGATTCTTTATATCACAATGCAAAAATGACAACACTGAATGTCAATAAAAATTTTAGTCAAACAAGCTCAACAACCTACCATTCTAGCGGTTTTtagcattttccacattttatgttacagccttattgcaaaatggatacatttttttcccccctcaattcTACACCCAATGTGAAGAAgtttcctttttttgttttttacatctttgcaaatttattaaaaataaaaaacaaaggagTCACatgtcataagtattcacagtcgttGCAATGAAActtaaaactgagctcaggtgcatcttgtttccactgatcgtccttgagatgtttctacagcttaattgaagtccacctggggtaaattcagttgattggatacatcttttctacatataaggtcccacagttgacagtgcatgtcagtgcacaaaccaagcatgaagtcaaaggaattgtctgtagatctgacACAgggttgtctcaaggcacaagtccggggaagggtacagaaacatttctgctgctttgaaggttccaatgagcacagtggcctccatcatccataaatgaagtttaaatccaccaggactcttctgagAGCTGGCCATCCGTTTAAACGGAGcgatcgagggagaagggcctttatcagggaggtgaccaagaacctgatggtcattttgtcagagatccagcattcctctgtggagagaggaaaaccttccagaaggacaaccatctctccaccaatcaggcctgtatggtagagtggccagagagaggccactccttagtaaaaggcacatggcagcccgtctggagtttgccaaaaggtacctaaaggactctcagaccatgagaaacaaaattctctgctctgatgagacaaagattaaactctttggcgtgaatgccaggtgctattggggaaaccaggcaccatccctacagtgaagcatggtggtggcagcatcatgctgtggggatgtttttcagtgacaggaactggaagactagtcaggattgagggaaagatgaatgcagcaatgtccatgagtggcccagccagagcccagacctgaatctgattgaacatctctggagagatctgaaaatggctgtgcaccaacactcatccaacctaatggagcttgggaggtgctgcaaagtggaacgggcaaaactgcccaaagatagatgctccaagcttgtggcgtcatatttaaggagacttgaggctgtaattgttgccaaaggtgcatcaaaggttgtgaatacttatgtacatgtgatttcttggtttatttttaataaacttacaaaaattttaaaaactttttccacattgtcattgtggggtgttgtgaatagaattttgagggaaaaatgaatctattccattttggaataaggttgcaaacataaaaaatgtggataaagtgaagcgctgcgaatactttccagatgcactgtaatcaACTATCAGTTGGCTCCATTTTGAATGAACAAAGTAAAATTTGCACAACTGTATATGTTTAAAGGTACAGCACAATGTTCATTCATGCACACAATATACCGTAAACATACAATATGTACATATGTCTAACTGTGCTTTTGACATGTAGTGCATCAGACAAAGTAAGTTTTTCATAACATAGCCAGCCACCACCTCTGGCTGTGACCATGCAATCCACGTACCATGACAGATCTCCCcatcaaaaattaaaaattttcatCTCTGGCTGCTTACTGGCACAATGGAaaaaaacatgatttttctttaatGAGAAGGATAACAGACTCTGATTGGTGTATTTCCCTTTTGGGATATTCTGTTGCCCATAGCAGTGCCCACTCTTcttccctcttccactgacttcTTTCAAACTCACAATTGtagttttgcagttgtggtggcttctttcttctCTGTTGGGAAATAAGCTTCTGTTATCTGCTCTTCAAATGCTGCCTTTTTCCCTCCTGCCCTACTTCTCATGCCTTAAGTAAGCAAAGCAGGAAAAGATCTTTTTCTGCTTTGTGATTTGGGGACCTTCTTAATCCTGGGTGACATTcggccagtacaatttatcattgttagactttcatatttgctttgtggaggttttagctggggtttgttatCATTGAAACGTCATCGAGATCTCTCCCAGCAAAccctcttcacagtgggaccgaggacactcaAGGCTAGTGCCCAATAGGAAGTCCAACCCACCTATGTGTGTATTTTCATATGTctgttcaaattgcctttttctcCAAATTCTTtaccacacacacaacagacaaatggtttctcaCCCGTATGAATTCTCATATGCCTGTCTAGATAACATTTTTGACGAAAtcttttactacattcagaacagGAAAAAGGTTTGTCGCCTGTATGAATGCTCAGGTGTCTGTTCAGACTTACCTTTTCACCAAATCTtttaccgcactcagaacagccaaatggcttCTCTCCTGTATGACTTCTCATGTGGCTGGTCAAGTGGGCTTTTTCTCGAAATCTTTTATCAcaatcagaacagacaaatggcttgtctcctgtgtgaattctcatgtgtttgttcagagtgtatTTATCTTGAAAGCTATTACCACATTCCCAGCAACCAAACTGTTTCTCCTCTGTATGAATTCTCAAATGTAAATTCAGAATGCGTTTCTCCCTGAATGTTTTCCCACACTCAcggcagccaaatggtttctctcctgtatgaattctcatgtgtgtctCTAACCTAGCATTTATTCTAAATCGTTTACCACActgagaacagccaaatggtttctctcctgtatgaatgctCCGGTGTCTCTTCAGACTGACGTTTTCTCGAAATCTTTACCACATTCGGAACACccaaatggtttttctcctgtatgaattctcatatggTTGTTCAAATGGACTTTCTCTAGAAATCTTTTACTacactcagaacaaacaaatggtttgtctcctgtgtgaattctcatgtgaCGAATTAGAAAGTGTTTATCTTTAAATCCTTTACCACActgagaacagctaaatggtttctccCCTGTATGAATTCGCAGGTGTATGGTCAGTTTCTTCTTTTCTCTAAACTTTTTTCCACACACTGAACAACCAaagggtttctctcctgtatgaattctcgtgTGTACTTTTAGATTGCTTTTTACTCTAAACttttttccacactcagaacaaccaaatggtttctctcctgtatgaattcgtgtgtgtgtgctcagatcacTTTTTGTCCtgaatcttttaccacattcaacACAGCCCAGCAACTTGCCACCTCTGTGGCCATTTTTGGCGGCCAAATAGCCCTTTTGTTGCCACCTTTTATCCCACTCATGAAAACTAACATGTTTCTTAATTCCATGAGTTGTGATGTGTTGCTTTGAAAAATTCATGTGACGCAATGCTGTTCCACATTCAGAGAAATTATCTCTGCTATCGCCAACAAAGGTATCACTGATTTTCAAACAGTTTGAACCTAGACAAAGCAGTCTGATGCGAGTCCCTTCACTGTTATGGTTAGACTCAGTTTCAGAACTGTCTGGGAGGCTGCTCTGGGTGTCTGATTGTAAACAATTATTTGGACTCACGTTACTGAGTGGTTGTGGTCCTACATAGTCCTCTTCTTCAGCttttgctgtcagtgttctgggtGCAGTTGTTACAGTTTCAACATTTGTGTTACCCCCACTTTGGCTTTGGTGAACCTGTGGTTTCTCTTCAGCATTTTCCGTTTTCACAAGGATAACAGTGAATGGTAACGTTGGAATGTCAGTCTCCTCCACCTTGTGAAGCCGCTCTATCTCCTGACTTGTCAAGAGTTCCTGTTGTTCCTCTTTAACAAGCTTCTTTTCAACAATTGGATGTAAGTCCTGCTGTTCAGGGACCATTTCTTCTTCACTCAACAACAgctgctgcatgtctgtaaatAAGCAATTAAAATCATGAAATTACGAACAATATTCATTACAACATAAATAACAGGTTTTAGTGAGTGGGATCTCATACTCAGTTGTTGTACTGATGGAATTGTATTCTAGTGCTTAATTTATACTTCAGTCTTTAACTGGATCCAGATTAACATTTTCATAGTTCTGATGTTGAGTCCAATTGAATTTAACTCAGCTTGTGAGTATGCAACTGACCAAAGTGACATGAACAATTACAGCTAACTGCAGTCAAATCTGATTGCTGGTTTAACATGTAAATGCTCAAATTCTTGAAGAACACAACCATAACTAGACTATCAACAACTGATCAATAAAACATAATATCTTattgcaataataaataaatccaaCTTATTTCATTATTTAGTCAGATTACTTATGTTGGACACACTGTCACACCACTATAAAAGAAAACCATGATACTTAATAGCAGTGATTAAACAGTGGCTTTGTTTTTGGAAGATAAAAAGAGGGTTACTGTGAGGTGTGACTAGGCAGTTTTAAGTGACACAAGAGGCATAACGTCTATCTTACCAACATAATCTATAAGCAAGAGTTTGTGGTTTACAGGCAACATAAATTATCCTCTTGAAGTTAATTTTCAAAACAATTGCCATTCTTGTCTTTTTCCTCTAACCACTGCCACCTAAAGTTGTTCTTCACACCGTCATCACAAGACAGGCTGTCCCATTTTCTGATGAATTTAAGTCATCTCGTGTAGCAGAATAACATTTCAtacagaaatatatctaacacacagtgacttgagaagtaactttaatctagtTACTGAATTTAGAAATATTAACATGTCAGATTAACTAATTCctgaaaaaaagcagtcagattagagtaactcaTTACACGTGCTACCGATATCCCTGATCAAGACACACACCAACTGAAGAAACAAGAAGACTTTTGTGTCAATATGGAAAACAATGCTCCCTCCCGAAGGGGACTTTTTTCAAAAATTACTTGAAAAAACAGTGCATCTTAGTGAATACTGAGATGTAATTACTATTTTGCAGGTATTATATTTTTTTCTGCCCATTCAAATCAGTATTCTTTTATGAAAGACAAATATTAACATACAATATTACATGATGAGTGTGTGCTAAAATTAAAGAAATGTTTCGTCACTGCTCCACtgccaaaataaaatataattaaaaatttTTCTATATAAATTTTTTGGATGAAACTTTTTTGCTGTTGGGCAAAAGCACCAAAGGCATAAAGTCCTCCAGGGAGGTCCAGGGGCATGCGCCCCAATGCCCCccagaaatacatttttaatgGTACCACCATAACCCAATATATACTATAATAAGACATCCAAAttaatatatttaaataattttatagtaataataataatcaatg
This region includes:
- the LOC117521173 gene encoding zinc finger protein OZF-like; translation: MQQLLLSEEEMVPEQQDLHPIVEKKLVKEEQQELLTSQEIERLHKVEETDIPTLPFTVILVKTENAEEKPQVHQSQSGGNTNVETVTTAPRTLTAKAEEEDYVGPQPLSNVSPNNCLQSDTQSSLPDSSETESNHNSEGTRIRLLCLGSNCLKISDTFVGDSRDNFSECGTALRHMNFSKQHITTHGIKKHVSFHEWDKRWQQKGYLAAKNGHRGGKLLGCVECGKRFRTKSDLSTHTRIHTGEKPFGCSECGKKFRVKSNLKVHTRIHTGEKPFGCSVCGKKFREKKKLTIHLRIHTGEKPFSCSQCGKGFKDKHFLIRHMRIHTGDKPFVCSECSKRFLEKVHLNNHMRIHTGEKPFGCSECGKDFEKTSV